A window from Aneurinibacillus sp. REN35 encodes these proteins:
- a CDS encoding DUF1450 domain-containing protein, whose amino-acid sequence MKFVAKFCPNNCQKEIADVKEHLAGLPDIEVVDDFCVLYCGQCLVQPFTLMNGKSIAADSGEELLSKITSYISAAETA is encoded by the coding sequence ATGAAATTCGTTGCCAAGTTTTGTCCGAATAACTGTCAAAAAGAGATAGCCGATGTAAAGGAGCATCTCGCGGGACTGCCGGACATCGAGGTTGTCGATGATTTTTGTGTCCTGTACTGCGGCCAGTGTCTTGTGCAGCCGTTTACGCTTATGAATGGCAAGAGCATTGCCGCCGACAGTGGGGAGGAACTGCTGTCTAAGATTACCTCGTATATCTCAGCGGCAGAAACGGCATAA
- the cydC gene encoding thiol reductant ABC exporter subunit CydC, producing MNLIRTYMLPYVKRYKWLLLAAIGLGILTVLTGSMLTFTSGYLITRASEMPLTILLLYIPIVAVRTFGISRAVTRYIERLTGHNAVLRIVADMRVKLYELLEPQALFIRSRFQTGDLLGTLADDIEHLQDAYIRTIFPTVVALFLFVYSVTVLALFDWLFAVWIGLCLCIIIFVYPLVSLYVLKKHQIAWKAKRSVLYQTLTDAIFGLSDWMISGRKNRFIEQFMSGSKDSQQTEQHIASWHQSRTLQLHLFSGAILLMVGVWAGMAAQNGDIMPTYIAAFTLVTLPILEGMLPISQAIEKIPSYMESLQRIEQIRQFAPEDSMEPQTIPPLQRPDIAIKDISFRYENQEEEALSRISLSIPHGKKIAILGKSGAGKSTLMQLLQGLMSPTSGEITIGGYHPCHFGERIYDVISVLNQKPYLFATTVENNIRLGKKDADMDEIQRVIAKVKLDEYIQSLPNGMDTQMEETGQRFSGGERQRVALARILLKDSPIVILDEPTVGLDPQTETHLLDTVFSALDGKTVLFITHHLIGMEKMDHIIFLDQGNIAMSGTHEELLANNARYRNLYALDRGE from the coding sequence ATGAACTTGATTCGAACGTATATGCTTCCCTACGTCAAGCGGTATAAGTGGCTTCTGCTCGCTGCGATCGGTCTGGGCATTCTCACTGTACTTACAGGGTCGATGTTAACCTTTACATCGGGGTACCTCATTACAAGAGCGTCCGAAATGCCTCTAACGATTCTGCTTCTGTATATTCCGATCGTTGCGGTGCGCACGTTTGGCATATCGCGGGCGGTCACCCGTTACATCGAGCGGCTCACAGGACATAATGCCGTATTAAGGATTGTCGCCGATATGCGTGTGAAGCTGTACGAGCTGCTGGAGCCGCAGGCGCTGTTTATTCGCTCCCGCTTTCAAACCGGTGATTTGCTGGGTACGCTGGCCGATGATATTGAGCATTTGCAGGATGCGTATATCCGCACGATTTTTCCGACGGTGGTTGCCCTGTTTCTCTTTGTTTACTCCGTCACCGTGCTCGCGCTATTTGATTGGCTGTTCGCTGTGTGGATTGGGCTTTGTCTTTGCATTATCATTTTTGTCTATCCGCTTGTCTCGCTGTATGTGCTGAAAAAGCACCAGATAGCCTGGAAAGCGAAGCGAAGCGTGTTATACCAGACACTGACGGACGCCATCTTCGGACTTTCTGACTGGATGATTAGTGGAAGAAAAAACCGCTTTATTGAGCAGTTTATGTCGGGTAGCAAAGACAGCCAGCAGACGGAACAGCACATCGCGTCCTGGCATCAATCCCGAACCCTACAGCTCCATCTGTTCTCCGGTGCGATTTTGCTCATGGTTGGCGTGTGGGCAGGCATGGCGGCGCAAAACGGGGACATCATGCCGACCTACATCGCAGCGTTTACGCTGGTGACGCTGCCCATTTTAGAGGGAATGCTGCCGATATCGCAGGCGATTGAAAAAATACCGTCCTATATGGAATCCCTGCAGCGGATCGAGCAGATTCGTCAATTTGCCCCGGAAGACAGTATGGAGCCGCAGACGATTCCACCGCTGCAGCGACCGGACATTGCCATCAAGGACATTTCCTTCCGCTATGAAAATCAGGAGGAGGAGGCGCTTTCCCGCATATCGCTATCGATCCCGCACGGGAAAAAAATCGCCATCCTCGGCAAAAGCGGGGCCGGAAAATCGACCCTTATGCAGCTGCTTCAGGGACTCATGTCTCCGACTTCCGGAGAGATTACGATCGGAGGGTATCACCCGTGTCACTTTGGCGAAAGGATCTATGATGTCATCAGCGTTCTAAATCAGAAGCCGTATCTCTTTGCGACGACCGTGGAAAATAACATTCGACTGGGCAAAAAAGATGCAGACATGGATGAGATCCAGCGTGTCATCGCCAAAGTAAAGCTGGATGAATACATTCAGTCTTTGCCGAATGGGATGGATACACAGATGGAGGAAACGGGGCAGAGATTTTCCGGCGGGGAGAGACAGCGGGTTGCGTTAGCGCGAATTCTGCTGAAGGATTCCCCGATTGTGATACTGGACGAACCGACGGTTGGACTGGACCCGCAGACGGAAACCCATTTGCTTGATACCGTGTTTTCAGCTTTGGACGGGAAAACGGTTCTGTTTATTACGCATCATTTAATTGGTATGGAAAAAATGGATCATATCATTTTCCTTGATCAGGGAAACATAGCGATGAGCGGCACACATGAGGAGTTGCTGGCAAACAATGCCCGCTACCGCAACTTATATGCATTGGATCGTGGAGAATAA
- the cydD gene encoding thiol reductant ABC exporter subunit CydD — protein MDKHLLRYEGSKVHMVVVGMLTAAQAIAIIFQAMFLSEAIVNMYKRTAWTAVLPSFYGFIGMFLIRHGLQWGKERAALRFANRTALYMQRKLVEKLFALGPRKIGKQGSGNMITLALEGISDFRTYVELFIPRFVANLCIPIILLLYIVTVDVTSAVILAVVMPVMIVFLVLLGLTAQKQIDAQWDTYQLLSRHFVDSLRGLVTLKYLGKSREHKSAIETVSNKYRVATNRTLRVAFLSTFSLDFFSSLSVAVVAVELGLRLISGSMGFEAALTILILAPEYFLPVRELGNDYHATMNGKEAGQKIHALLEEAGQEAGSSVTLPSWSSDSSLSVRGLTKKSEEGRLLINEVHFAVDGYKKIGIVGTTGAGKSTLIDIISGFSIPTDGEIKVNGTALPHFAEGDWQEQITYIPQHPYIFSGTVADNIRFYEPDASDERVQEAAELAGVTELIDRLPGRYNEKIGQGGRSLSGGEEQRIALARSLLQKRPIMLFDEPTAHLDIETEHQIKKIMLPLLENKLVFFATHRLHWMKEMDLIFVIEHGRLVEEGTHEELYEKKGAYYRMIQAQRGGGCT, from the coding sequence ATGGATAAACATCTACTTCGCTATGAGGGCAGTAAAGTCCATATGGTTGTCGTCGGGATGCTTACGGCTGCTCAAGCGATTGCGATCATTTTTCAAGCGATGTTTTTGTCAGAAGCCATTGTAAATATGTATAAAAGGACTGCCTGGACAGCAGTCCTTCCCTCATTTTATGGGTTTATCGGAATGTTTCTTATCCGGCATGGTCTGCAATGGGGCAAAGAAAGAGCAGCCCTGCGTTTTGCCAATCGAACAGCTCTATACATGCAGAGAAAGCTTGTTGAAAAGCTATTTGCATTGGGACCGAGAAAAATAGGCAAACAGGGATCAGGTAATATGATCACCCTTGCTCTGGAGGGAATATCTGATTTCCGTACGTATGTGGAGCTGTTTATTCCCCGCTTCGTTGCCAACCTTTGTATTCCGATCATTCTTTTACTCTACATCGTGACGGTAGACGTAACGTCAGCAGTCATCCTGGCGGTTGTAATGCCGGTAATGATCGTGTTTCTCGTGCTGCTGGGACTGACAGCTCAAAAGCAGATCGATGCCCAGTGGGATACCTATCAATTGCTTTCTCGTCATTTTGTAGATTCACTGCGGGGGCTTGTTACATTGAAGTACCTGGGGAAAAGCAGGGAACACAAGTCGGCAATTGAAACAGTGAGCAACAAATATCGGGTGGCGACGAACCGTACCTTACGCGTCGCTTTCTTATCCACATTTTCGTTGGATTTCTTTTCAAGTCTATCTGTCGCCGTTGTAGCGGTTGAGCTTGGACTTAGATTAATTAGCGGCAGCATGGGATTTGAAGCGGCCCTAACGATTCTGATTCTGGCTCCGGAATACTTTCTGCCAGTGCGTGAGCTTGGAAATGATTATCATGCGACGATGAACGGGAAGGAAGCGGGCCAAAAAATCCATGCGCTGCTGGAGGAAGCAGGTCAGGAAGCGGGGAGCAGCGTAACCCTGCCGTCCTGGAGTAGCGACAGCTCGTTATCTGTGCGGGGCTTGACGAAAAAATCGGAGGAAGGCAGGCTGCTCATAAACGAGGTTCATTTTGCTGTGGACGGCTATAAGAAGATCGGTATTGTTGGGACAACCGGTGCAGGTAAATCCACGCTTATTGACATCATATCAGGCTTTTCCATTCCGACAGATGGAGAAATAAAAGTAAATGGCACAGCGCTTCCTCACTTTGCTGAGGGGGATTGGCAGGAGCAGATCACTTACATTCCGCAGCACCCGTATATTTTTTCCGGAACCGTCGCAGATAATATTCGGTTTTATGAACCGGATGCTTCGGATGAAAGAGTACAGGAAGCAGCGGAGCTGGCCGGGGTAACGGAGCTGATTGATCGTTTGCCTGGTCGCTATAACGAAAAAATTGGACAGGGTGGACGCAGCCTGAGCGGAGGAGAGGAACAGCGCATCGCCCTGGCAAGAAGCCTGCTGCAGAAGAGACCGATCATGCTTTTTGACGAACCGACCGCCCACCTCGACATTGAAACCGAGCATCAAATTAAAAAGATTATGCTGCCGTTATTGGAAAACAAGCTTGTATTCTTTGCTACGCATCGCTTGCATTGGATGAAGGAGATGGATTTGATTTTCGTGATCGAGCACGGCAGATTGGTTGAAGAAGGAACACACGAGGAGTTATACGAGAAAAAGGGCGCGTACTACAGGATGATTCAGGCCCAGCGAGGAGGCGGTTGCACATGA
- a CDS encoding cytochrome ubiquinol oxidase subunit I, giving the protein MEELMLARIQFASTTLFHFIFVPLSIGLAFIIAIMQTMYLIKKQEVYKRMTKFWGTFFLINFAVGVVTGIIQEFQFGMNWSSYSRFVGDVFGAPLAIEALLAFFMESTFIGLWIFGWDKIPKKLHLASIWLVSIGTIMSAFWILAANSFMQNPVGFVIENGRAQMNDIVAVLTNAKLWVAFPHVIFASFATAAFFIMGVSAWNMLRKRDLDFYKRSMNVSLIIGLIAGLSIAFSGHSQATYLMGAQPMKMAAAEGLWEDSEDPAAWTVVANIDVENKESTGRLEIPYLLSYLAYGEFSGKVEGMNALQEKMVQQYGEGNYIPPVKTTFWSFRIMAGTGGVLVLLSLLGLLFTWRDKITTSTRYLKWLVPAIFLPYIGNSFGWIMSEIGRQPWVVNGLMLTADGVSPNVSAGQILFSLIAFSLIYTALAVVMVYLFIRVIKQGPHEKPQEDISASDPFSVGGMKDAVK; this is encoded by the coding sequence ATGGAAGAGCTTATGTTAGCAAGAATTCAATTTGCTTCCACTACTCTTTTTCACTTTATTTTCGTTCCTTTATCTATCGGTCTGGCATTTATTATAGCGATTATGCAAACGATGTACCTGATAAAGAAACAAGAAGTGTACAAGCGAATGACAAAGTTTTGGGGAACCTTCTTCCTCATTAACTTTGCGGTAGGGGTCGTAACAGGAATCATTCAGGAGTTCCAGTTTGGCATGAACTGGTCGAGCTATTCTCGTTTTGTGGGCGATGTGTTCGGAGCCCCGCTGGCGATCGAAGCGCTGTTGGCCTTTTTTATGGAATCCACGTTTATTGGCTTATGGATTTTTGGTTGGGATAAAATCCCGAAAAAGCTGCATCTGGCGAGTATATGGCTTGTGTCCATCGGTACGATTATGTCCGCCTTCTGGATTTTGGCAGCGAACTCCTTCATGCAAAATCCTGTAGGCTTTGTAATTGAAAATGGACGCGCACAGATGAATGATATTGTCGCTGTATTAACAAATGCGAAGCTGTGGGTTGCTTTTCCGCACGTTATTTTCGCAAGCTTTGCGACCGCTGCCTTCTTTATTATGGGTGTGAGCGCATGGAACATGCTGCGAAAGCGGGATCTTGATTTTTATAAGCGTTCTATGAATGTGTCGCTGATTATCGGCCTGATCGCAGGTCTTAGCATTGCGTTTTCCGGCCACTCGCAGGCAACGTATCTGATGGGTGCTCAGCCGATGAAAATGGCAGCAGCGGAAGGACTGTGGGAAGACAGTGAAGACCCGGCTGCCTGGACAGTTGTGGCAAACATTGATGTGGAAAACAAAGAGAGTACAGGCAGACTTGAAATTCCATATCTATTAAGCTATCTGGCTTATGGCGAGTTTTCCGGCAAAGTGGAGGGCATGAACGCGCTGCAAGAGAAGATGGTGCAGCAGTATGGGGAAGGTAACTATATTCCTCCTGTGAAAACAACATTTTGGAGCTTCCGCATCATGGCGGGAACGGGCGGCGTTCTGGTTCTGTTAAGCCTGCTTGGTTTGCTCTTTACATGGCGCGATAAAATTACGACAAGCACCCGTTACTTAAAGTGGCTGGTTCCAGCTATCTTCCTGCCGTATATCGGTAACTCCTTCGGATGGATCATGTCAGAAATCGGACGTCAGCCATGGGTTGTAAACGGATTGATGCTGACAGCGGACGGGGTGTCACCCAACGTGTCGGCAGGACAGATTCTCTTCTCATTGATTGCCTTTTCACTCATCTATACAGCGCTGGCGGTTGTGATGGTGTACTTGTTCATCCGCGTCATTAAACAGGGGCCGCATGAAAAACCACAGGAGGATATCTCTGCTTCAGATCCTTTTAGTGTAGGAGGTATGAAAGATGCAGTTAAGTGA
- a CDS encoding shikimate kinase: MNDKRHIADNDKNILLIGFMGAGKTTVGRLLAEKLDRPFIDSDQEIEAIEGMPISQLFKEKGEAYFRQAEKKLITQLCTQQHSKVISLGGGAYLQEEIKSVCLAHGIVVFLDISWDAWLKRYAALLDDRPILQNRTLEEVCDLFEARQSAYAAHHLTVRIDEQLPEDIVTFLLQKLELVTKP; encoded by the coding sequence ATGAATGACAAGAGACACATAGCAGACAATGACAAAAACATACTATTGATTGGCTTTATGGGTGCAGGCAAGACGACAGTCGGACGCTTGCTGGCAGAGAAACTGGACAGGCCATTCATCGACAGCGATCAGGAAATCGAAGCGATCGAAGGTATGCCCATCTCCCAGTTGTTCAAGGAAAAGGGGGAAGCCTATTTCCGTCAGGCAGAAAAAAAGCTGATTACGCAGCTCTGCACACAGCAGCACAGCAAGGTCATCTCTTTAGGTGGCGGCGCTTATTTGCAGGAGGAGATTAAAAGCGTCTGCCTGGCGCATGGGATTGTCGTGTTTCTGGATATTTCGTGGGATGCCTGGCTGAAGCGGTATGCCGCCTTGCTTGATGACCGGCCGATCCTGCAGAATCGTACGCTTGAAGAGGTCTGCGACTTATTTGAAGCCAGACAGTCTGCCTATGCGGCGCATCACCTTACCGTTCGCATTGACGAGCAGCTGCCGGAAGACATTGTGACTTTTCTTTTACAAAAGCTTGAACTGGTAACGAAACCGTAA
- a CDS encoding amidohydrolase, whose amino-acid sequence MKRSFAVIVSIVLLFSMFSGLTFAADYSEKADSVYLNGTIYTVDSTFSKASAMAIKEQKLLYVGTQEEAKKYIGPGTKVIDLEGKTVIPGLNDGHLHFPSMGINLLQVDGFNKPKDEILSLVKQEAAKRKPGEWILGHGWNHELWPDKKFPTKQELDAAAPNNPVMMERVDGHSIWVNSKALEIGGISKSTPDPQGGEILKDAKGEPTGMLIDTAGEPVMAKVPAYDSQRVQEGLVKAQEELFLNGITSATDAGTHLDNINDMKELYKKDVLKVRMNVMVANGEGGSTGKSLEHYYKNGPEKGLFGDRLTVASLKLVGDGSLGSRSAALLKDYSDRPGHKGNYRFTDEELYRLVKEARKYGWQVATHAIGDGSILQAINTYEKVLKEEPLADHRWRIEHFQVADASEIKRIAELNILPSMQPTHATSDKNMAEDRVGPERIKYAYAWRKTMDAGSHIVGGSDAPVELVNPFHGIYAAVTRMDREGTPKGGWYPEEKMTREEAMRSFTIWAAEGSFEEKIKGSLEKGKLADFIVIDKDIMKCPEEEIKDIAVLTTVVGGEVVYEKKEKK is encoded by the coding sequence TTGAAAAGATCATTTGCGGTGATCGTATCAATTGTTTTGCTTTTCAGCATGTTCTCAGGTCTCACTTTTGCTGCTGATTATTCGGAGAAGGCTGATTCAGTGTACCTGAACGGGACGATTTATACGGTGGATAGCACATTCTCTAAAGCAAGTGCCATGGCTATCAAAGAACAGAAGCTGCTCTATGTAGGAACTCAAGAAGAAGCTAAAAAATACATAGGTCCTGGTACAAAGGTGATTGATCTAGAAGGGAAAACAGTGATTCCGGGATTGAATGACGGGCATCTTCATTTTCCATCCATGGGCATTAATTTACTGCAGGTGGACGGATTTAATAAGCCCAAAGATGAAATTTTGAGTCTCGTAAAGCAAGAGGCGGCGAAAAGAAAGCCGGGTGAATGGATTCTTGGTCACGGTTGGAACCATGAATTATGGCCCGATAAGAAGTTTCCAACCAAGCAAGAGCTTGATGCGGCCGCACCAAACAATCCAGTAATGATGGAGCGGGTGGACGGACATTCCATCTGGGTGAACTCCAAAGCGCTGGAGATTGGCGGCATCAGCAAGAGCACACCTGATCCTCAGGGTGGGGAAATTCTAAAGGATGCTAAGGGTGAGCCAACCGGTATGCTGATTGACACCGCAGGTGAGCCGGTTATGGCAAAGGTTCCAGCATACGACTCACAACGTGTGCAGGAAGGATTGGTCAAAGCACAGGAGGAATTATTCCTCAACGGGATTACAAGCGCAACGGATGCGGGAACTCATCTAGATAATATTAACGATATGAAGGAACTCTATAAGAAAGATGTTCTTAAAGTCCGAATGAATGTTATGGTAGCCAATGGTGAAGGCGGATCGACAGGGAAAAGTCTGGAGCATTATTATAAGAACGGACCTGAAAAGGGTCTATTCGGTGACCGTCTAACGGTGGCTTCTCTTAAACTCGTAGGGGACGGATCGCTCGGTTCTCGCAGTGCGGCCCTCTTGAAAGATTACAGCGATCGCCCGGGTCATAAGGGGAATTATCGCTTCACAGACGAAGAGCTGTACCGACTGGTGAAGGAAGCACGCAAATACGGCTGGCAGGTGGCGACACACGCAATTGGCGACGGATCGATTCTTCAAGCCATCAATACGTATGAAAAAGTATTAAAAGAAGAACCGCTGGCCGATCATCGCTGGAGAATTGAGCATTTCCAGGTAGCTGATGCGAGTGAGATCAAGCGCATTGCGGAGCTGAATATTCTTCCTTCCATGCAGCCTACACATGCCACGTCTGATAAAAACATGGCGGAGGATCGTGTAGGTCCGGAGCGTATTAAATACGCGTACGCGTGGCGCAAGACGATGGATGCAGGATCGCACATTGTTGGTGGATCAGACGCACCGGTGGAGTTGGTCAATCCGTTCCACGGCATTTATGCGGCTGTGACCCGAATGGATCGCGAGGGAACTCCTAAGGGAGGCTGGTATCCGGAAGAGAAGATGACAAGAGAAGAAGCGATGCGCTCCTTTACGATCTGGGCGGCAGAAGGCAGCTTTGAAGAGAAGATTAAAGGCTCTCTGGAAAAAGGAAAGCTGGCTGACTTTATCGTTATCGACAAAGATATCATGAAGTGTCCGGAAGAGGAGATAAAAGATATCGCTGTTCTGACTACGGTCGTTGGCGGCGAGGTTGTATACGAGAAGAAAGAGAAAAAATAA
- a CDS encoding PaaI family thioesterase, with protein sequence MNDQTFLQHMKSSWVEAEQVPEKVFLFQLFQFAFSYDDDNRRCRIECPVVEAMFNPLGTVHGGMLTYLADTAIGHLNFRFKEDPYVSIELKTSYIKAVTSGKLIATASYVKDGYNVVFTECTIENEHGELVSTTSGTFYRYAKGSKK encoded by the coding sequence ATGAATGATCAAACATTTTTACAACATATGAAATCATCGTGGGTTGAGGCCGAGCAGGTACCCGAGAAAGTCTTTTTATTTCAACTGTTTCAATTCGCCTTCTCTTATGATGATGATAACAGGCGCTGCCGGATCGAATGTCCTGTGGTAGAGGCGATGTTCAATCCGCTCGGCACAGTACACGGGGGCATGCTTACCTACTTAGCCGATACGGCGATCGGTCACTTAAATTTTCGTTTTAAAGAAGATCCTTACGTGTCGATTGAATTAAAGACGTCCTACATAAAAGCGGTGACAAGTGGAAAATTAATCGCCACAGCCTCTTATGTCAAAGACGGCTATAATGTTGTTTTTACGGAGTGCACGATTGAGAATGAGCACGGTGAACTTGTCAGCACCACATCCGGAACCTTCTACCGATACGCCAAAGGCAGCAAAAAATAA
- a CDS encoding CoA-disulfide reductase, translating into MSKKIVIVGGVAGGATAAARLRRLDESSHIVLVEKGEYISFANCGLPYYIGETIQNREALLVQTVEGMSKRFNLDIRNLSEAVSINREQKYVQIKNLRTGELYEETYDTLILSPGAMPIRPSIPGIEEAAHLFTLRNIPDTDRIKAYVDEQKPKKAAVIGGGFIGIEMAENLHQRGIDVTLIEMANQVMAPLDYEMASILHRHLQDQGVQLLLGDGVHSFTNHGKKIMLASGREIETDMIVLSIGVKPESTLAKEAGLALGERGGIGVNECLQTSDPSIYAIGDAIEVTDYIHQRPTMIPLAWPANRQGRMVANNIYGKKEAYPGTLGTSIVKVFDYTVATTGSNEKVLQRYNIPYQAIHIHPGSHAGYYPGACPIALKLLFAPDTGKILGIQGVGIDGVDKRIDVVATAIKGGLTVYDLPDLELAYAPPYSSAKDPVNMLGYVASNVLDGAVEIVQWHEIDEIIRNGGLLIDVRNEEERGVGYIAGSISIPLDELRDRLDELPRDQTIYVSCQVGLRGYLAARILTEHGFHAVNVDGGWKTYAAVYNTHANTTCV; encoded by the coding sequence ATGAGCAAAAAAATTGTGATTGTCGGAGGCGTTGCTGGAGGGGCAACCGCGGCGGCGCGGCTTAGGAGATTGGATGAATCTTCTCATATCGTACTGGTAGAAAAGGGCGAGTACATTTCTTTTGCTAACTGCGGCCTTCCCTATTATATCGGTGAGACGATCCAAAACCGGGAGGCGCTTCTCGTCCAGACGGTAGAGGGCATGTCGAAGCGGTTCAATCTCGATATTCGCAACCTAAGCGAAGCGGTAAGCATAAACCGCGAACAAAAATATGTGCAAATCAAGAATCTGCGGACAGGAGAATTGTACGAAGAAACTTACGATACACTGATCCTCTCCCCCGGCGCCATGCCGATCCGGCCCTCTATTCCGGGCATCGAGGAGGCCGCGCACCTTTTCACGCTGCGCAACATTCCGGACACGGACCGCATTAAAGCGTATGTAGATGAACAGAAACCGAAGAAAGCCGCTGTCATCGGCGGTGGGTTCATCGGCATCGAGATGGCCGAGAACCTGCACCAGCGCGGAATCGACGTGACGCTGATTGAGATGGCGAACCAAGTGATGGCTCCGCTCGACTATGAAATGGCTTCTATTTTGCACCGCCATCTGCAGGATCAAGGCGTACAGCTGCTGTTGGGTGACGGGGTTCATTCGTTTACGAATCACGGCAAAAAAATCATGCTTGCGAGCGGCCGGGAAATCGAGACGGACATGATCGTTCTGTCCATCGGTGTCAAGCCGGAAAGCACGCTTGCAAAAGAGGCAGGGCTTGCGCTGGGAGAGCGTGGCGGCATTGGAGTAAACGAATGTCTGCAAACATCCGACCCTTCCATTTATGCGATTGGCGATGCGATCGAAGTCACCGATTATATTCACCAACGGCCGACAATGATTCCGCTTGCCTGGCCGGCAAACCGACAGGGCCGCATGGTGGCTAATAACATATACGGCAAAAAAGAAGCCTATCCGGGTACGCTCGGCACCTCGATTGTCAAAGTATTTGATTATACGGTGGCTACGACGGGAAGCAATGAAAAGGTACTGCAGCGCTATAACATTCCGTACCAGGCGATTCATATTCATCCCGGCTCGCACGCCGGATATTATCCGGGTGCCTGCCCCATTGCCTTAAAGCTTCTGTTTGCCCCTGACACAGGCAAGATTCTCGGCATTCAAGGCGTTGGCATTGACGGGGTGGACAAACGGATTGATGTCGTGGCCACCGCCATTAAGGGCGGATTGACCGTATACGACCTTCCTGATCTAGAGCTGGCCTATGCTCCTCCCTACTCGTCCGCCAAAGACCCGGTCAATATGCTGGGCTATGTAGCATCAAACGTTCTTGATGGTGCGGTAGAGATCGTACAGTGGCATGAGATTGACGAGATCATCCGGAACGGCGGCCTGCTGATCGACGTGCGGAATGAAGAGGAACGGGGAGTCGGGTATATTGCCGGATCAATCTCGATTCCACTTGACGAACTACGCGACCGGCTCGACGAACTGCCCAGAGACCAGACCATTTATGTCTCCTGTCAGGTCGGGCTGCGCGGCTATCTTGCCGCACGCATTCTGACAGAGCATGGCTTTCATGCCGTTAACGTAGATGGCGGCTGGAAGACCTATGCAGCCGTATACAATACACACGCAAATACTACCTGTGTCTAA
- the cydB gene encoding cytochrome d ubiquinol oxidase subunit II — MQLSELWFVLVGVLFVGFVFLEGFDFGVGMSTKFLAKDEGEKRVLINTIGPFWDANEVWLITAGGAMFAAFPHWYATLFSGYYLPFVVLLLALIARGVAFEFRGKVDSPRWKKMWDLSILLGSLLPPFLLGVLFSSLIKGLPIDKDMNMYAGFFDIVNLYTVVGGLAFVALSYLHGLMFISLKTTGELRARARQAAKKLYAVVGAVILLFTALTAVYTDAFTHRGIIVIPMYATAIVLYLALFPLLRNKKEGLSFAATGLIIGIVTASFFVELFPNVMISSLDAAYNMTVYTAASGDYSLKLMTIVAAVMVPIVLVYTIWSYYIFRKRVTTKEHLEY; from the coding sequence ATGCAGTTAAGTGAGCTATGGTTTGTTCTGGTAGGGGTCCTGTTCGTCGGCTTTGTGTTTCTGGAAGGGTTTGACTTCGGTGTCGGGATGAGCACGAAGTTTTTAGCGAAAGATGAAGGTGAGAAGCGCGTTCTTATCAATACCATCGGCCCGTTTTGGGATGCGAACGAAGTGTGGTTAATTACTGCGGGGGGAGCGATGTTTGCCGCGTTTCCACACTGGTACGCAACATTGTTTAGCGGCTACTACCTGCCTTTCGTTGTGCTGCTGCTGGCCTTGATTGCGCGGGGTGTTGCGTTTGAATTTAGGGGAAAGGTCGATTCACCGCGATGGAAAAAAATGTGGGATCTGTCCATTTTGCTGGGCAGCTTGCTGCCACCGTTTTTGCTGGGCGTACTATTCTCCAGTTTGATTAAAGGGCTGCCCATTGATAAGGACATGAATATGTACGCGGGCTTCTTCGATATCGTGAACCTGTACACCGTGGTGGGCGGGCTTGCGTTCGTGGCCCTGTCCTACCTGCACGGATTGATGTTCATTTCCTTAAAAACGACAGGGGAGCTTCGTGCGCGCGCCCGACAGGCTGCTAAAAAGCTGTATGCCGTCGTTGGAGCGGTCATTCTTCTATTCACTGCATTAACCGCTGTTTATACGGACGCGTTTACTCATCGTGGTATAATTGTGATACCAATGTATGCCACAGCGATTGTGCTGTATCTGGCTCTCTTCCCGCTGCTGCGCAATAAAAAAGAGGGACTAAGCTTTGCGGCAACCGGTTTGATTATTGGAATCGTGACCGCCTCTTTCTTCGTTGAGCTTTTCCCGAATGTGATGATCAGCTCACTGGATGCTGCGTATAATATGACCGTTTATACAGCTGCCTCCGGCGATTACTCCTTAAAGCTTATGACCATTGTTGCGGCGGTGATGGTGCCGATCGTGCTTGTGTATACGATTTGGAGCTACTATATCTTTAGAAAGCGCGTAACAACAAAGGAGCATTTAGAATACTAA